In Danaus plexippus chromosome 14, MEX_DaPlex, whole genome shotgun sequence, a single genomic region encodes these proteins:
- the LOC116769663 gene encoding uncharacterized protein LOC116769663 isoform X2, with the protein MSCGAECLSLGPPPDSIVHMPPPPLPAFLANIANLTPPCRAAKCPPVHNTEDNALFPGVEYHELPRHEPAGNDDTWFLVLITCCVAVLCIAALLALFLLKCREGRGCKAGATKAPTLYGTALDSRVLWAALTPRGTRHFVADTYPHDETEDHHYECVEPLYKLAPPDLAITRHFNVEYEDPALIESYDRTDYFRGETIRRGNRPLVSSPTRIERPNLPPLNLQPRTLRCAPHSRRVSDANNPEKSAI; encoded by the exons ATGTCGTGTGGGGCAGAATGTCTGTCCCTCGGGCCTCCGCCGGACTCTATCGTGCACATGCCGCCACCACCGTTACCAGCATTTTTAGCTAATATCGCTAATTTAACACCTCCTTGCAGGGCAGCCAAATGTCCACCTGTCCATAACACTGAGGACAACGCGTTGTTCCCTGGCGTCGAGTATCATGAGTTGCCTCGACATG AACCAGCTGGTAATGATGACACATGGTTTCTCGTGCTAATCACTTGTTGCGTCGCTGTACTGTGTATTGCTGCACTCTTGGCCTTGTTCTTGCTTAAATGCAGAGA AGGCCGTGGCTGCAAAGCGGGTGCCACAAAAGCACCGACATTATATGGCACAGCCCTGGACTCGCGAGTGTTATGGGCAGCCCTCACTCCACGCGGGACTCGTCACTTTGTAGCTGACACCTATCCCCATGACGAAACAGAAGACCACCACTACGAATGTGTTGAACCGCTATATAAATTAGCTCCACCAGACCTAGCCATCACAAGACATTTCAATGTTGAATACGAAGATCCCGCTTTGATTGAAAGCTACGATAGAACTGACTATTTCAGAGGTGAAACAATTAGGAGGGGAAATAGGCCATTAGTATCATCACCCACTAGAATTGAGAGGCCGAATTTGCCACCTTTAAACCTCCAGCCGAGGACACTACGCTGCGCACCCCATTCTCGTCGTGTTAGTGATGCAAATAATCCGGAAAAATCGGCCATCTGA
- the LOC116769663 gene encoding uncharacterized protein LOC116769663 isoform X1, translating to MSCGAECLSLGPPPDSIVHMPPPPLPAFLANIANLTPPCRAAKCPPVHNTEDNALFPGVEYHELPRHEPAGNDDTWFLVLITCCVAVLCIAALLALFLLKCRDFSIRGRGCKAGATKAPTLYGTALDSRVLWAALTPRGTRHFVADTYPHDETEDHHYECVEPLYKLAPPDLAITRHFNVEYEDPALIESYDRTDYFRGETIRRGNRPLVSSPTRIERPNLPPLNLQPRTLRCAPHSRRVSDANNPEKSAI from the exons ATGTCGTGTGGGGCAGAATGTCTGTCCCTCGGGCCTCCGCCGGACTCTATCGTGCACATGCCGCCACCACCGTTACCAGCATTTTTAGCTAATATCGCTAATTTAACACCTCCTTGCAGGGCAGCCAAATGTCCACCTGTCCATAACACTGAGGACAACGCGTTGTTCCCTGGCGTCGAGTATCATGAGTTGCCTCGACATG AACCAGCTGGTAATGATGACACATGGTTTCTCGTGCTAATCACTTGTTGCGTCGCTGTACTGTGTATTGCTGCACTCTTGGCCTTGTTCTTGCTTAAATGCAGAGA TTTTTCTATCAGAGGCCGTGGCTGCAAAGCGGGTGCCACAAAAGCACCGACATTATATGGCACAGCCCTGGACTCGCGAGTGTTATGGGCAGCCCTCACTCCACGCGGGACTCGTCACTTTGTAGCTGACACCTATCCCCATGACGAAACAGAAGACCACCACTACGAATGTGTTGAACCGCTATATAAATTAGCTCCACCAGACCTAGCCATCACAAGACATTTCAATGTTGAATACGAAGATCCCGCTTTGATTGAAAGCTACGATAGAACTGACTATTTCAGAGGTGAAACAATTAGGAGGGGAAATAGGCCATTAGTATCATCACCCACTAGAATTGAGAGGCCGAATTTGCCACCTTTAAACCTCCAGCCGAGGACACTACGCTGCGCACCCCATTCTCGTCGTGTTAGTGATGCAAATAATCCGGAAAAATCGGCCATCTGA
- the LOC116769467 gene encoding prefoldin subunit 2 has translation MAKSSTSKAGKPKTNEEIFAGFQNLRSEQRQLANKISELEMDLNEHKIVIETLKGVESGRKCFRMVGGVLVERTVADVLPELEGNKERLPAALQALHEQLSKKGTEINEYIEKHDIKVQRGTESAEAPQADTPAKSNVLVASS, from the exons atggcTAAATCGTCGACAAGCAAAGCCGGAAAACCAAAGACCAATGAAGAAATTTTTGCTGGTTTTCAAAATCTTCGTAGTGAACAAAGGCAACTGGCAAACAAAATTTCAGAACTTGAAATGGATCTCAATGAGCACAA AATAGTGATAGAAACACTGAAAGGTGTAGAAAGTGGTCGAAAATGCTTCAGAATGGTAGGTGGAGTATTAGTTGAAAGAACTGTAGCAGATGTACTACCAGAATTAGAAGGAAATAAAGAACGACTACCTGCTGCTCTTCag gCATTGCATGAACAACTATCTAAAAAGGGCACAGAGATCAACGAGTATATTGAGAAGCATGACATCAAGGTTCAACGTGGAACTGAGAGTGCTGAAGCTCCGCAAGCAGACACACCGGCTAAATCCAATGTTCTCGTTGCTAGcagttaa
- the LOC116769468 gene encoding uncharacterized protein LOC116769468 isoform X3, translating to MKAKMFYLFYPKLLQNTSSYQTFSLKRFINSDLKPNIKETANLLLRNDVPPLVDLYGRKHDYLRISLTEKCNLRCQYCMPAEGVKLSPRDKILSNEEVLRLARVFATLGINKIRLTGGEPTLRKDLVNIVQELTNLHGISTVAMTTNGIALTRKLPSLQRAGLSALNLSLDSLKPERFERMARRPGLPHVLASMDLALQLGFKSVKINTVLMKGFNDDEICDFIELTRDRDMDIRFIEFMPFSGNRWEKGERMVSEKDAISAAIERYGDLIPLPPTPCRTATLWQVPGYTGRVGFISSMTKPFCSTCNRLRLTADGNLKVCLFGESETNLRDAIRAGVNDDDIETLVRSALRRKLPRHAGMENLARSKNRPMILIGG from the exons ATGaaagcaaaaatgttttatcttttttatccCAAATTGCTACAAAACACAAGTAGTTATCAAACATTTAGcttaaaacgttttataaattctgatCTAAAACCTAACATAAAA gaaactgcaaatttattacttagaaATGATGTTCCACCACTTGTTGACTTATATGGACGTAAACATGACTATTTACGAATCTCCCTAACTGAAAAATGCAATTTAAGgt GTCAATACTGCATGCCGGCCGAAGGTGTAAAGCTTAGTCCTCGTGACAAAATATTGTCTAATGAAGAAGTTTTACGATTGGCAAGAGTGTTTGCCACTcttggtataaataaaatacggtTAACTGGTGGCGAGCCTACATTGAGAAAAGACCTTGTGAATATTGTCC agGAATTGACCAACCTCCATGGGATATCGACAGTGGCAATGACAACTAATGGTATAGCCCTAACAAGGAAATTACCTTCGCTACAACGTGCTGGTCTCTCAGCTCTGAATTTGTCTTTGGATTCGCTGAAACCAGAACGTTTTGAGCGCATGGCACGAAGACCG GGCTTACCCCATGTGCTGGCCAGCATGGATTTGGCGCTGCAGCTTGGCTTCAAAtccgttaaaattaataccgTACTTATGAAAG GTTTTAATGATGACGAAATTTGCGATTTCATTGAACTAACTCGCGACCGTGATATGGATATAAG GTTCATAGAGTTCATGCCTTTCTCTGGGAACCGTTGGGAGAAAGGGGAACGTATGGTTAGTGAGAAAGATGCTATCTCTGCTGCAATCGAGAGATACGGTGATCTGATACCGCTCCCGCCAACTCCGTGTCGCACTGCCACG CTGTGGCAGGTGCCAGGTTATACTGGTCGGGTGGGTTTCATATCGTCCATGACTAAGCCGTTTTGTTCAACTTGCAACCGTCTTCGACTCACAGCAGATGGTAATTTGAAg GTTTGTCTGTTCGGGGAATCGGAGACTAACCTCCGTGACGCCATACGAGCTGGTGTCAACGATGATGATATTGAGACCTTAGTCCGTAGCGCTCTTAGGAGGAAGTTACCTCGACATGCTG GCATGGAGAATCTAGCCCGCTCGAAGAATAGGCCCATGATTCTCATAGGCGGCTAA
- the LOC116769468 gene encoding molybdenum cofactor biosynthesis protein 1 isoform X1 codes for MKAKMFYLFYPKLLQNTSSYQTFSLKRFINSDLKPNIKETANLLLRNDVPPLVDLYGRKHDYLRISLTEKCNLRCQYCMPAEGVKLSPRDKILSNEEVLRLARVFATLGINKIRLTGGEPTLRKDLVNIVQELTNLHGISTVAMTTNGIALTRKLPSLQRAGLSALNLSLDSLKPERFERMARRPGLPHVLASMDLALQLGFKSVKINTVLMKGFNDDEICDFIELTRDRDMDIRFIEFMPFSGNRWEKGERMVSEKDAISAAIERYGDLIPLPPTPCRTATLWQVPGYTGRVGFISSMTKPFCSTCNRLRLTADGNLKVCLFGESETNLRDAIRAGVNDDDIETLVRSALRRKLPRHAAEPRRLQARAFCTSAPQQPPSPPPTRRRLPQETEEDGVMTHLDKSGRARMVDVGEKPVTVRTAEAECYLVVGARLLRLLRSSGVPKGDALTVAQVAGTMAAKRTSDLIPMCHPLALTLARVRVMLPKESERGGGGRVRVTCQARATAKTGVEMEALTGCSVAALTLYDMCKSVDKNMQITDLKVISKTGGKSSWGDVEEKEEEGFGPKVREHDTSPHAPGETYVPTNLLYF; via the exons ATGaaagcaaaaatgttttatcttttttatccCAAATTGCTACAAAACACAAGTAGTTATCAAACATTTAGcttaaaacgttttataaattctgatCTAAAACCTAACATAAAA gaaactgcaaatttattacttagaaATGATGTTCCACCACTTGTTGACTTATATGGACGTAAACATGACTATTTACGAATCTCCCTAACTGAAAAATGCAATTTAAGgt GTCAATACTGCATGCCGGCCGAAGGTGTAAAGCTTAGTCCTCGTGACAAAATATTGTCTAATGAAGAAGTTTTACGATTGGCAAGAGTGTTTGCCACTcttggtataaataaaatacggtTAACTGGTGGCGAGCCTACATTGAGAAAAGACCTTGTGAATATTGTCC agGAATTGACCAACCTCCATGGGATATCGACAGTGGCAATGACAACTAATGGTATAGCCCTAACAAGGAAATTACCTTCGCTACAACGTGCTGGTCTCTCAGCTCTGAATTTGTCTTTGGATTCGCTGAAACCAGAACGTTTTGAGCGCATGGCACGAAGACCG GGCTTACCCCATGTGCTGGCCAGCATGGATTTGGCGCTGCAGCTTGGCTTCAAAtccgttaaaattaataccgTACTTATGAAAG GTTTTAATGATGACGAAATTTGCGATTTCATTGAACTAACTCGCGACCGTGATATGGATATAAG GTTCATAGAGTTCATGCCTTTCTCTGGGAACCGTTGGGAGAAAGGGGAACGTATGGTTAGTGAGAAAGATGCTATCTCTGCTGCAATCGAGAGATACGGTGATCTGATACCGCTCCCGCCAACTCCGTGTCGCACTGCCACG CTGTGGCAGGTGCCAGGTTATACTGGTCGGGTGGGTTTCATATCGTCCATGACTAAGCCGTTTTGTTCAACTTGCAACCGTCTTCGACTCACAGCAGATGGTAATTTGAAg GTTTGTCTGTTCGGGGAATCGGAGACTAACCTCCGTGACGCCATACGAGCTGGTGTCAACGATGATGATATTGAGACCTTAGTCCGTAGCGCTCTTAGGAGGAAGTTACCTCGACATGCTG CGGAACCGCGGCGACTGCAGGCGCGGGCGTTCTGCACCAGTGCCCCCCAGCAACCCCCCTCTCCTCCCCCCACCCGCCGCCGTCTGCCACAGGAGACTGAAGAGGACGGAGTCATGACGCACTTAGACAAGTCGGGACGTGCTCGCATGGTCGATGTAGGTGAAAAACCGGTGACTGTTCGAACTGCCGAAGCGGAATGCTATCTTGTTGTTGGAGCTCGTCTGCTACGTCTATTGCGCTCGTCCGGCGTACCGAAAGGCGACGCGCTGACTGTCGCTCAGGTAGCTGGTACAATGGCGGCCAAGCGTACATCAGATCTGATACCCATGTGCCATCCGCTAGCTTTGACCTTGGCTCGGGTCCGAGTGATGTTGCCAAAGGAGAGTGAGCGCGGGGGAGGTGGCCGTGTACGAGTAACGTGCCAGGCGCGTGCAACAGCAAAAACTGGTGTGGAAATGGAAGCGCTCACCGGATGCTCCGTAGCGGCGCTAACTTTGTATGACATGTGCAAATCGGTGGACAAAAACATGCAGATTACTGATCTCAAGGTGATATCGAAGACTGGTGGCAAAAGTTCCTGGGGTGATGTAGAAGAGAAAGAAGAGGAAGGTTTTGGACCTAAAGTACGCGAACATGATACGTCGCCGCATGCACCTGGAGAGACATACGTCCCTACTAATTTGTTATACTTTTAG
- the LOC116769468 gene encoding molybdenum cofactor biosynthesis protein 1 isoform X2, with product MPAEGVKLSPRDKILSNEEVLRLARVFATLGINKIRLTGGEPTLRKDLVNIVQELTNLHGISTVAMTTNGIALTRKLPSLQRAGLSALNLSLDSLKPERFERMARRPGLPHVLASMDLALQLGFKSVKINTVLMKGFNDDEICDFIELTRDRDMDIRFIEFMPFSGNRWEKGERMVSEKDAISAAIERYGDLIPLPPTPCRTATLWQVPGYTGRVGFISSMTKPFCSTCNRLRLTADGNLKVCLFGESETNLRDAIRAGVNDDDIETLVRSALRRKLPRHAAEPRRLQARAFCTSAPQQPPSPPPTRRRLPQETEEDGVMTHLDKSGRARMVDVGEKPVTVRTAEAECYLVVGARLLRLLRSSGVPKGDALTVAQVAGTMAAKRTSDLIPMCHPLALTLARVRVMLPKESERGGGGRVRVTCQARATAKTGVEMEALTGCSVAALTLYDMCKSVDKNMQITDLKVISKTGGKSSWGDVEEKEEEGFGPKVREHDTSPHAPGETYVPTNLLYF from the exons ATGCCGGCCGAAGGTGTAAAGCTTAGTCCTCGTGACAAAATATTGTCTAATGAAGAAGTTTTACGATTGGCAAGAGTGTTTGCCACTcttggtataaataaaatacggtTAACTGGTGGCGAGCCTACATTGAGAAAAGACCTTGTGAATATTGTCC agGAATTGACCAACCTCCATGGGATATCGACAGTGGCAATGACAACTAATGGTATAGCCCTAACAAGGAAATTACCTTCGCTACAACGTGCTGGTCTCTCAGCTCTGAATTTGTCTTTGGATTCGCTGAAACCAGAACGTTTTGAGCGCATGGCACGAAGACCG GGCTTACCCCATGTGCTGGCCAGCATGGATTTGGCGCTGCAGCTTGGCTTCAAAtccgttaaaattaataccgTACTTATGAAAG GTTTTAATGATGACGAAATTTGCGATTTCATTGAACTAACTCGCGACCGTGATATGGATATAAG GTTCATAGAGTTCATGCCTTTCTCTGGGAACCGTTGGGAGAAAGGGGAACGTATGGTTAGTGAGAAAGATGCTATCTCTGCTGCAATCGAGAGATACGGTGATCTGATACCGCTCCCGCCAACTCCGTGTCGCACTGCCACG CTGTGGCAGGTGCCAGGTTATACTGGTCGGGTGGGTTTCATATCGTCCATGACTAAGCCGTTTTGTTCAACTTGCAACCGTCTTCGACTCACAGCAGATGGTAATTTGAAg GTTTGTCTGTTCGGGGAATCGGAGACTAACCTCCGTGACGCCATACGAGCTGGTGTCAACGATGATGATATTGAGACCTTAGTCCGTAGCGCTCTTAGGAGGAAGTTACCTCGACATGCTG CGGAACCGCGGCGACTGCAGGCGCGGGCGTTCTGCACCAGTGCCCCCCAGCAACCCCCCTCTCCTCCCCCCACCCGCCGCCGTCTGCCACAGGAGACTGAAGAGGACGGAGTCATGACGCACTTAGACAAGTCGGGACGTGCTCGCATGGTCGATGTAGGTGAAAAACCGGTGACTGTTCGAACTGCCGAAGCGGAATGCTATCTTGTTGTTGGAGCTCGTCTGCTACGTCTATTGCGCTCGTCCGGCGTACCGAAAGGCGACGCGCTGACTGTCGCTCAGGTAGCTGGTACAATGGCGGCCAAGCGTACATCAGATCTGATACCCATGTGCCATCCGCTAGCTTTGACCTTGGCTCGGGTCCGAGTGATGTTGCCAAAGGAGAGTGAGCGCGGGGGAGGTGGCCGTGTACGAGTAACGTGCCAGGCGCGTGCAACAGCAAAAACTGGTGTGGAAATGGAAGCGCTCACCGGATGCTCCGTAGCGGCGCTAACTTTGTATGACATGTGCAAATCGGTGGACAAAAACATGCAGATTACTGATCTCAAGGTGATATCGAAGACTGGTGGCAAAAGTTCCTGGGGTGATGTAGAAGAGAAAGAAGAGGAAGGTTTTGGACCTAAAGTACGCGAACATGATACGTCGCCGCATGCACCTGGAGAGACATACGTCCCTACTAATTTGTTATACTTTTAG